The Candidatus Omnitrophota bacterium genomic sequence AGGCACCGAGGGTACCGTAAAACTTGAACTCACCGATTCCCTTGGCAATAAGAGCGACATATATTTAACAGGCGTATCATCCACCGCCATGCAGTACTACGCCGTGAACGTCTCATCTATCCTGGGTAACGCGAATCTCGCTCAAGTTAAGAACGTCACAGTGGTGGTCGAGGGCGATAACAAGATAGGTAACTTGGCCATAGACTACATGAAAAACTCGTCCACCATACCGCCTGATCCGACGAAGTCTCTCATAAACGTCAATATCCCGGCCACCGACATATTCGTCCCATCGCCCATGATGATAAATCCCTCATCGGCCACAGGAACGATGGTAAGGACGGACCACGGCATGGCTATAACAGGATATAACACCTCCAGTGGAGTAAACGGCGGCTGGATAGGCTCTGACTTAAATTACACTCTAGCCCAGAACCTCTCGGGGACTACAATAGTTATGGGAGTCCAGGGAACAGAAGGTACCCTCCGCTTTGAGATCACCGACGCGTCTGGTAACAAGAGCTCCATATATTTAACAGGCGTCTCGTCTTCCAGCATGCAGTACTATTCGATTGACTTATCGAAGCTCTCAGGTAATGCCAACCTCTCAAGCGTAAAGGACATCGCGGTAATAGTCGAAGGCGACAATAAGACAGGGAACATAGCCATAAACTACACCCCTAAGACCATCACCACAGCCAATGACCCCACTAAGACCGGCGGTGACGTGAATATCCCCATTAACTCTCTCACAGACCCGGCTCCCGGTGTATTTAAGCCCACAGCCGTAATAGGAACTCTCACGCTCACCACCTACGGATTCGCGATAAATAACTACGATACAAAATCCGGCGTTAACGGCGGCTGGATAGGGGCTAACCTAGGTTACGCCACCTCAACCGATTTAACAGGTAAGACCCTTATAATAGGAGTGAAAGGCACCGAGGGTACCGTAAAACTTGAACTCACCGATTCCCTTGGCAATAAGAGCGACATATATTTAACAGGCGTATCATCCACCGCCATGCAGTACTACGCCGTGAACGTCTCATCTATCCTGGGTAACGCGAATCTCGCCACTGGCAGATGTAAATCTTCCGTCTCAAAGTCTTTATTCCCCCGGAATCACAAGATTCCCTGGTACCAACAACGTGACTGCAAACGTCGACGTTACGCAATATGGCCTTAAGCTTACTTACGATACAAATCCAGCTGTAGGCGAGATTGGAAGATTTACATCACCGACAAATATCGGTCTATCTATGACGCAGTGGCTGCTTATAGCAAAAGGTGATCTGGTTGTTACGGGCGTTAGTCAGCAAGATGCATTTGCCATGCTTGCAAAATCCATCACCGCGCTTAAAGATCTTCCTGCAGATCAGAAATGGAACGGTTTTTACTATTGGTATAATTTTGTTAATGGTGTGCCGCAAAAAGATCCTAATGCAGCCGTGCATGTTATCTCTCAGGCTGATAACGGTAATCTTGCAGCCTCGCTTGCTGCGGTTATAGGAGCGTACAAGGCTCAAGCTGACGCGAGCGCGGATCCCGCGGATCCAATAAAACTACTTGTGGATAACGCGCAGACCATACTTAACGGAATGGATTGGACCAAACTTACCGATACGACTGTAAATAAGATGTATCTTGCATTGAACATAGATTCCAGTAATGTCGCTACTCCTCAAGGATTTCCGGATGGAACGCCTTATTATGCGGATAATATATTCGACGAATTAAGGCTTGGGGTCATATTCGGTATAGTTCAAGATGGCATAAACCAGGCTATATGGACAAATCTCGAGAAGAAGAATACTACGGTTACGGTAGGGGGTGGAGCGAGTGTAGATACGTTGAAGTCTGGCAGCGGTTCCATGTTCCAGCCGTTCTTGCCGAGCATATTCTTCAAAGAGGCGGCCTGGTCGAGCGCCAATGGATCATTAAGCGGCTTTGGGGTTGCCTTAAGGAACTTCGCTATTGTCCAGGACTATTTCGCAAAGACCAATGGATTATCATCATTATTATCTGCTTCTATGAATCCGTATACGGCGGACGGATATGCAGCGTTCGGTGTCGCTGCTCTCGCGGCCTTCGCGCCGCCGCAGAATGTCAGCGCGCCTTATGCTTCAGCGCTTGCGTACCTTACAGACCCCTCAATGGCTATGAGCTGGCTAGGCGCTTTGAGCGGCGTTACCGGGATCGATACGCCGTTTGGTTTCAAAGACGCCATCGCTATTAACGGCAGCACAAGTAATCGTAAGCTGGCGTTGGACGATGGGATGATCGTATTGGCATTGCAGGGCGATACGGTTGGAAATTATGTTGAAAATTATTTTGCCAGTATCAATAAGTTGGATACCGTAAAAGGCCTTTATCAAAATGCCTTAAGCTTAAGCGGTCAATCGGTTGTTACGCCGCCAGCGTTGACCGCTGAGCAGGAGGCTCTGCGTAAGGCCCTACAGGCTAAGCACTTCCTGGCGTTTAAAGATATAGTTGATACTGCCACCGGATGGGTTTGCGACTATTTTAACATTCAGAGCGGCTGGTCGGCTGGAGGCATTGTCTATGATCAGCCTGTTAACTTAGGCGGTACGCAAAATATAATAGTAGGCGTAAAGGGCAACAGCCATAGGGTGAAAGTTGAGTTTAAAGACAGCTTGAATAATGCCGTCTCAGTCTATCTTGAAGGCGTCGACCCGAATCAGGAAAGGATATTTGCGATACCCACGTCCTTACTCCAGAGCATAGATCTTACTAAAGTCAAATATGTGACATTCGTTGTAGAGGCGGAGAACGCTACAGGTACGTTGTGGATCAGCAGAACGCCGAACCCTCTGTGGATATCACCTTCAACAACCCTGACAAGCCAGGATATCAATATTCCCGGACAGGGAGTGGATTATCCAGCCATCAATTCTCTGATTAACGTTACTACGGCGGAAGCCACTGAAAGAGGAATGAAAGTGGTGTACAATATTCCCGTCGGCGGCGTATGGGCCGGTGCGGGGTTTGCGTATAATGTGGCGGGAGTCGCGGCCTCCAGAGACTTAAGCGGCCTGACGAATCTGGTGTTTGGATTACAGGGCACACCGCAAAGGGTCAAGCTCGAAGTCAAGGATTCCGCTGGCAATTCAGTTTCCGTATATCTGGGCGGCATAGATCTTAACAATGAAAAGATCTGGTCTATCCCGACGTCGGATCTCACCGGCATAGACTTGACAAAAGTCGCTTATATGTATTTTATAGTCGAAGGCGATAACCAGAGCGGCACGTTATTTGTAAACAGGGTAAAAGCTACTCAGTGGATAGCTCCAGCTCCGATAGTTCCTGCTCCTCCGGCGCCGAACCTGCCTACGACAGGCAGGAATGTTTATGGTGTGGCCGATCCTGCGGCGACGGCATCGGTCAGTACGACCTCGACGGGCTTTACATTGACTTATAACACAATGCAGACGACTTGGGCCGCCGCGTCAATTAATTACACTTCGACAATAAATATGAGCAGCATCGATGCTCTGGCATTTAAAATAAAGGGCACTCACACAAGGATCAAATTTGAGATAATAGATAGCAGCGGTGTAAAATTTTCCCTGTATCTTACGGGCATAAGCGACGTTACAGAGCAGACATGGGTGGTCAACAAATCTCTAATAACCGGCATAGATTGGACCAAGATTACAATGCTTAACTTTGTTATTGAAGGCGTAGGTCAGGTGGGCACCCTGGATGTAACAGCTAATCAGTAATTCCTGGGTTGCGCTTGCGGAGATTCGTTTCACGAATCTCCGTTTCTCTATACATTCCGTATAATATCTGATATAATTGTAAAATTCATGGGGCTGTGGTGAAGAGGGATCACATCACAATGGCATTGTGAGGTCACGAGTTCGATTCTCGTCAGCTCCACCATACTCGTGCAGTTTAAGGAAAACCTAAATCGGTTTTCCTTAATGTTCCTTTCCCTTATGTTGAAGCAATGAAAGAAGCTTGCGAGCGCCGAGGTGCTGGAACTGGCATACAGGCCGGTCTCAAAAACCGGTGTCCTCACGGGCATGAGGGTTCAACTCCCTCCCTCGGCACCAATAAACTATGCGCATAGGATTACATGTATCGATTGCCGGGAAGATCTACGAGTCGCTTGAACGCGCGAAGGCTCTTGGCTGTAATACTATGCAGATTTTCAGCCGGAACCCGCGCGGGTGGCAGACTGGGAAGCTCGTCTCTTCAGATATTGTGCAGTTTAAGCGGCTAAAAAAAGAATTTGATATAAATCCGGTAGTGGTTCATATCCCTTACCTGATCAATCTCGCGTCTCCCGACGCCGGACTTTATAGAAAATCGATAGACGCCTATATTGAAGATCTCGGGCGCTCAGATGAGCTTGGCGCGGAATATTTCGTTACTCATCTTGGAAGCCATGTGGGAAGCGGAGAGACGGATGGCATTAAAAGGTTCGCGAAGGCCTTGAATGAAATAATGAATAAGGCGAAACCAAAGACGAAGGTGCTCCTTGAGAATACCGCGGGTTCAGGATCGATCATAGGCTATAAGTTCGAACAGATCAAAAGCATAATAGATGGCCTGGATGAAACCGAAAATATAGGCGTATGTTTGGATACCGCGCATACCTTTGAATCCGGTTATGATATTAAGACCAGGGCAGGCCTCGAATCCACGTTGAAAGCGTTTGATAAGCTTGTCGGTCTTCAGCGCATTAAAGTAGTGCATTTTAATGACAGTCTTTCCGGGCTTGGTTCGCATGTTGACAGACACCAGCATATCGGAAAAGGCAATATAGGTCTCGAGGGCCTGAAGCGCATAATAAATCATCCTAAACTTAAGGGCGCCGCGTTTATAATGGAAACCCCTAAAAATACGGATAGAGACGATAAGATGAACATGCGTTCGGCAAAAAAGATGATCAAGGACAGATGATGGACGAGAAACTATTTCCTTTTGATACGATAGAGCCGAAGTGGCAGCGGTTCTGGCGCCAGAAGAGGCTATTCAATGTAGATACCAATGATGCCGCGAACAAATATTATTGCCTGATGATGTTCCCATATCCGTCGGCGGCGCTTCATGTCGGCCATGGTCGCAACTATATCATAGGCGACGCGGTCGCGCGCTATAAGATGATGCGCGGTTTCAATGTGCTGACGCCGATGGGATTCGACGCGTTCGGCCTTCCGGCCGAGAACGCCGCCATAAAAGGCGGCATCCATCCCGAGACCTCCACCCTAAATAATATCAATACCATGAAAACCCAGTTTAACCGCTGGGGCGTCGAATACGATTGGGATAGGGAAGTCATCTCGTGCCTTCCGTCAT encodes the following:
- a CDS encoding deoxyribonuclease IV; amino-acid sequence: MRIGLHVSIAGKIYESLERAKALGCNTMQIFSRNPRGWQTGKLVSSDIVQFKRLKKEFDINPVVVHIPYLINLASPDAGLYRKSIDAYIEDLGRSDELGAEYFVTHLGSHVGSGETDGIKRFAKALNEIMNKAKPKTKVLLENTAGSGSIIGYKFEQIKSIIDGLDETENIGVCLDTAHTFESGYDIKTRAGLESTLKAFDKLVGLQRIKVVHFNDSLSGLGSHVDRHQHIGKGNIGLEGLKRIINHPKLKGAAFIMETPKNTDRDDKMNMRSAKKMIKDR